The Fusarium fujikuroi IMI 58289 draft genome, chromosome FFUJ_chr05 DNA segment GTTTTATCTCTGCAAGGCTGCTCTGCTTGCTGTTTACCGCCAGGTCATTCCTGTTCATATGCACAAGAGGAGAATGTTTCTGTGGGCCACTGCTCTTTACGTCGCTCTATCTTATATCGTCACAATGGTTCTCCCATTTTGTGTCTGTATCCCGGTCACTCGATTCTGGTAAGTCATCGTGACCGGTAAAATATTTCAACTtgctaatagttataggtCGTTGGAACCTGGCAACAAATGTCCTAACAATGCTGCAATGATGTTCTTAAAGACTTCTTGGGCTCTGCATTTTGCTGGCGATGTGTTCAGTAAGCGCTTCcctttgacgatgacatAACCTAAGCTAACAGACTCAGTCTTCATTCTTCCCTGGCTTATCGTACCTGATCTCATGATCAAAGGATGGCTGCGAGTTGGTGTTTACTTGACCTTCCTTctcggcatcatcaacatggtcATCAGCATCGTCCGCTTCCACGAACTTTTCATTCTCGGAGCCAACCGCAAAGTCTCCATCGTCGAAGCACGTAAGTCTCTCATCCAAACTCGCAAAAACACACTAACATACCCATAGACTTCTGGAATACCTTGGATCTGTATCTCGGTCTGGTCATCGCCTGTCTCCCCTCATTACGACCCTACTTCAACCTCGCTGCCAACTCACGCGCCTTCAACAGCATTCGAGGAAAGGGAACAAGCCAAAGCAGTCGCTACACCACTGATTCCATCCAGAAGCCTGAAGCAGCGAGACTTACTCAGGATCAATCGGGTATCTCGCCTGGTCGGCCCATCAGGCGATTATCGCACTCATCGCAAGATTTTGACTTGGAGTCTTGTCCCGACTCGTCAGATTCACACGAGGATGCAAAGAATAAGGCTTTTGAGGTTGAATTGGCTCGGGTTCGTACCCGTGCGAGGGAGTCATCTGATGAGTAGTGCACACGGGGAATAACGTATCAGAGCGACTTCAAAGAGCACTGTCTATTACCAAGTATGGAACGAGAACTAATACGTTCATTCATTTTAGGATGGTCTGTTATGACCCATACTCTAAGAACTTAATAGAAGTCACTGTTTTCATCTTCACAAACTGCTCAAGTATTACACATTCACAACTGGCACTAATACACTTCCGGCCATAAAGCCACTCGAGCTTATTTCCAAAGGCAAAATTATTTAAAGGAAAATCAATTGTATTGGTATGCTGTGGCGCAAGCTTTTGTAGATCAACTACCAAACCGAGGCTAGCCTCGGGCGCAATCTGGACCTGAGAGATCCAACTGTCCTTATTTCCCCCCCACCATTGAAAAGCTTGCCGAGTCGAGAGCTTGCAAGAGGAATGAAGATTACCGGTAGGTGCTGGCTGAATTGGGAGCAATTTAATTGTGTGTCTGGTCTCTGGGTGCCTTACGTCTTATTCCCGAGATCCTTTCACTCTTTATGTCGGTATGATGGATTCCTCACGCCTAGGATTTCTATCCCTAAGCAGGGGATGGTTTGGATATTTCTCCCTAAGCTTTGCCTTAAGCCTGGGATTTATCTCCAAAAGCATCCGAAGATAACTTTCTCGCATCCGAAGATACCTTCCTCGTGCCCGTTGCCGACGAATCTTTCTCCAAGTTCTTCTC contains these protein-coding regions:
- a CDS encoding related to integral membrane protein, which produces MAIGPSTLLITEWTLIALSTLVIIARIYLRLVIQKRRLIDSDIWMILAWAAGITVASFCVTYVHMGVMEPWVDGTLEDYDGTREDKEFILKLLWICALPFFTAFYLCKAALLAVYRQVIPVHMHKRRMFLWATALYVALSYIVTMVLPFCVCIPVTRFWSLEPGNKCPNNAAMMFLKTSWALHFAGDVFIFILPWLIVPDLMIKGWLRVGVYLTFLLGIINMVISIVRFHELFILGANRKVSIVEAHFWNTLDLYLGLVIACLPSLRPYFNLAANSRAFNSIRGKGTSQSSRYTTDSIQKPEAARLTQDQSGISPGRPIRRLSHSSQDFDLESCPDSSDSHEDAKNKAFEVELARVRTRARESSDE